Proteins encoded within one genomic window of Candidatus Hepatoplasma crinochetorum Av:
- the ychF gene encoding redox-regulated ATPase YchF produces MAIKIGIVGLPNVGKSTFFNAITNSNVEAANYPFATIEPNVAILNVEDERAYKLKDIYDSKKIIFTQVYFYDIAGLVKNASKGEGLGNKFLANIREVDLILHLVRLFHDDNTIHVDSKIDPIRDINTIKLELILSDLEQVEKWITKNKKKIEGERKDLDKLLLMKKIKEELEKEQEIKDLKFNIEENDFIKQFNFLTNKKVIYLANINEDKLINYQEDSLFQKYNDYINKNNLNSIVISAKIEDEITKINSIEEKKQFLNEYKLNEKGINIILKEAFKLLNLGTFFTCGPEEIHLWKFKLGIKAPEGAGIIHTDFKKGFIKAEIFSYDQIIKYKSEEILKEKGLIKLEGKDYKLKDGDIVHFRFNI; encoded by the coding sequence ATGGCTATCAAAATTGGAATAGTAGGATTACCTAATGTTGGAAAATCAACTTTTTTTAATGCAATTACAAATTCAAATGTAGAAGCAGCAAATTATCCATTTGCAACAATAGAACCTAATGTTGCAATTTTAAATGTAGAAGATGAAAGAGCTTATAAATTAAAAGATATTTATGATTCCAAAAAAATAATTTTTACACAAGTTTATTTTTATGATATTGCTGGTCTTGTAAAAAATGCAAGTAAAGGAGAAGGATTGGGAAATAAATTTCTTGCAAATATAAGAGAAGTTGATCTTATTTTACATTTAGTAAGATTATTTCATGATGATAATACTATTCATGTAGATAGTAAGATAGATCCAATAAGGGATATAAATACTATCAAATTAGAACTTATTCTTAGTGATTTAGAACAAGTAGAAAAATGAATTACTAAAAATAAGAAAAAAATTGAAGGAGAACGAAAGGATCTTGATAAACTTCTTTTAATGAAAAAAATAAAAGAAGAATTAGAAAAAGAACAAGAAATTAAAGATCTTAAGTTTAACATAGAAGAAAATGATTTTATTAAGCAATTTAATTTTCTTACTAATAAAAAAGTAATTTATCTGGCTAATATAAATGAAGATAAATTAATTAATTATCAAGAAGATTCTCTTTTTCAAAAATATAATGATTATATTAATAAAAATAACTTAAATTCAATTGTAATTTCAGCTAAGATTGAAGATGAAATTACAAAAATAAATTCAATCGAAGAAAAAAAACAATTCCTTAATGAATATAAATTAAATGAAAAAGGAATTAATATAATTTTAAAAGAAGCATTTAAATTGCTAAATCTAGGAACATTTTTTACTTGTGGACCAGAAGAAATTCATCTTTGAAAATTTAAATTAGGAATCAAAGCACCAGAAGGGGCAGGAATAATTCATACTGATTTTAAAAAAGGATTTATAAAAGCAGAAATATTTTCTTATGATCAAATTATTAAATATAAATCAGAGGAGATTTTAAAAGAAAAAGGTCTCATAAAATTAGAAGGAAAAGATTATAAATTAAAAGATGGAGATATAGTTCATTTTAGATTTAATATATAA